The following are from one region of the Paenibacillus sp. JZ16 genome:
- a CDS encoding class I SAM-dependent rRNA methyltransferase, whose product MPSVILERSRKKRLEQGHPWVYKSEIASVEGEPKPGDIVSVLNHQGRFLASGYYNPQSQITVRTVSYEPVETMDKAFFAARFQECLKHRERFIGDENAYRLVYGEADFLPGLIVDRFDDVLVMQLLTLGMDRCREDIVNALVEVVQPKGIYERSDVSIRELEGLEQRTGILYGECPRHVTVTENGLKIKVDIEEGQKTGYFFDQRENRASIKPLMNGWGSRSGITLQTVERDGEKKTLPVNKSGKEVTFPYWDGATVLECFSHTGSFTLHACLYGAKKVTCLDISEHAIESAKENVELNGFQDRVEFVVDDAFQYLRNQVKGLEERELRAQGDQKVDTSKPLTAGGGRSWDVVILDPPAFAKTRSAVKGACRGYKDINLHGMKLVNEGGYLVTASCSYHMRPDLFLETIQDAAKDAGKILRLVEWRAAGKDHPQILGVDEGHYLKFAVFEVRSKSKL is encoded by the coding sequence GTGCCATCGGTAATTTTGGAGCGCAGTCGAAAAAAGAGACTGGAGCAGGGGCATCCCTGGGTTTATAAAAGCGAGATTGCCTCTGTTGAAGGTGAACCCAAGCCGGGGGATATTGTATCGGTACTAAACCATCAAGGCCGCTTTCTCGCCTCCGGTTATTACAACCCGCAATCGCAAATCACCGTACGCACCGTTTCGTACGAGCCCGTTGAGACGATGGACAAGGCTTTTTTCGCCGCCAGGTTTCAGGAATGCCTGAAACACCGGGAACGGTTTATCGGAGATGAGAACGCCTACCGGCTGGTATATGGCGAGGCGGATTTTCTGCCGGGGCTGATTGTGGACCGTTTTGATGACGTACTGGTCATGCAGCTGCTGACGCTGGGGATGGATCGCTGCCGTGAGGACATCGTGAACGCGCTTGTCGAGGTGGTCCAGCCGAAAGGAATCTATGAACGAAGCGACGTGTCCATCCGCGAACTGGAAGGGCTGGAGCAGCGCACGGGTATTCTATACGGGGAATGTCCTCGCCACGTCACGGTGACGGAGAACGGCCTAAAGATCAAGGTGGATATCGAAGAAGGCCAGAAGACGGGATATTTCTTTGATCAGCGCGAGAACCGGGCATCCATTAAACCGTTAATGAATGGTTGGGGAAGCCGCAGCGGGATCACGCTCCAGACGGTGGAACGAGACGGTGAGAAGAAGACCTTACCGGTGAACAAAAGCGGAAAGGAAGTTACTTTTCCTTATTGGGATGGAGCCACGGTGCTGGAATGCTTTTCGCATACGGGAAGTTTCACGCTGCATGCCTGCCTTTATGGCGCCAAGAAAGTGACCTGCCTTGACATATCGGAGCATGCCATTGAAAGCGCCAAAGAGAATGTGGAATTGAACGGATTCCAGGATCGCGTGGAGTTTGTAGTGGACGATGCCTTCCAATATTTGCGCAATCAGGTAAAAGGGCTGGAGGAACGCGAGTTGCGTGCGCAAGGGGATCAGAAAGTGGATACCTCCAAACCGCTGACCGCAGGAGGCGGACGTTCCTGGGATGTGGTTATTCTGGACCCGCCGGCTTTTGCCAAAACCAGGTCTGCCGTTAAAGGGGCTTGCCGCGGATATAAGGACATCAATCTTCATGGCATGAAACTGGTGAATGAGGGCGGTTATTTGGTTACGGCAAGCTGCTCGTACCATATGCGGCCGGATTTGTTCCTGGAGACCATTCAGGATGCGGCAAAAGACGCCGGAAAAATTCTGAGACTCGTGGAATGGCGTGCGGCTGGCAAGGATCATCCGCAAATTCTCGGGGTCGACGAGGGGCATTATTTGAAATTTGCCGTGTTTGAAGTGCGCAGCAAATCGAAACTTTAA
- the dnaJ gene encoding molecular chaperone DnaJ gives MADKRDYYEVLGVGKDASDDEIKKAYRKMARQYHPDVNKAADAEAKFKEVKEAYDVLSDGQKRAQYDQYGHIDPNQGMGGGGFSGDFGGFGDIFDMFFGGNGRRDPNAPQRGNDLQYTMTVEFKEAVFGKETDITIPRTETCDTCHGSGAKPGTQPHTCSVCNGSGQQEVVQNTPFGRMVNRRACSNCNGTGKIIKDRCSTCNGNGKVKKQRKIHVRVPAGVDDGAQLRMTGEGEGGFRGGPAGDLYIVIRVKPHDFFEREGDDIYCEVPLTFAQAALGDEIEIPTLTERVKLKIPAGTQTGTFFRLKGKGVPRLRGMGQGDQHVKVVVVTPSKLSDDQKELLRQFASLDGEQTHEQEQSFFDRVKKAFRGD, from the coding sequence GTGGCTGATAAGCGTGATTATTATGAGGTGCTCGGTGTCGGCAAGGATGCATCGGACGATGAAATCAAGAAGGCGTACCGCAAAATGGCTCGCCAATATCATCCGGACGTGAACAAAGCGGCTGACGCGGAAGCCAAATTCAAGGAAGTGAAAGAGGCTTACGATGTATTGAGCGATGGTCAGAAGCGTGCGCAGTATGACCAGTATGGTCATATCGATCCGAACCAAGGTATGGGCGGAGGCGGTTTCTCCGGTGATTTCGGCGGTTTTGGAGATATATTCGATATGTTCTTTGGCGGTAATGGTCGCCGTGATCCGAATGCGCCTCAGCGGGGGAACGATCTGCAATATACGATGACGGTTGAATTTAAGGAAGCGGTATTCGGTAAGGAAACGGATATCACCATTCCGAGAACGGAGACATGCGATACATGTCACGGCTCCGGTGCGAAGCCGGGCACGCAGCCGCATACATGTTCGGTGTGTAACGGCAGCGGGCAGCAAGAAGTCGTGCAAAATACGCCGTTTGGACGTATGGTAAACCGTCGCGCTTGCTCGAACTGTAACGGAACAGGGAAAATCATCAAAGACCGCTGCTCGACTTGTAACGGCAACGGCAAAGTGAAGAAGCAGCGCAAGATTCATGTTCGCGTGCCTGCTGGTGTGGACGACGGAGCTCAGCTTCGCATGACAGGTGAAGGCGAAGGCGGCTTCCGCGGCGGTCCGGCCGGTGACTTGTATATCGTCATCCGCGTGAAGCCGCATGACTTCTTCGAACGCGAAGGGGACGACATTTATTGCGAAGTGCCGCTTACCTTTGCTCAGGCTGCGCTTGGCGACGAGATTGAGATCCCGACGCTGACGGAGAGAGTGAAGCTGAAGATTCCGGCCGGTACGCAGACGGGAACCTTCTTCCGCTTGAAAGGCAAAGGGGTGCCTCGGCTTCGCGGCATGGGACAGGGTGACCAGCACGTCAAGGTTGTGGTCGTTACGCCAAGCAAGCTGAGTGATGATCAGAAAGAGCTGCTTCGTCAGTTTGCTTCCCTTGATGGCGAACAGACCCATGAGCAGGAACAGTCTTTCTTTGACCGTGTTAAAAAAGCATTCCGCGGTGACTAA
- a CDS encoding site-2 protease family protein produces the protein MEFLDQLLFYPLEQLPFYLIALIIAFTVHEFSHAYFANKFGDPTAKLLGRVTLNPAVHFDFLGIILLLIAGFGWARPVPINRENFSNPRRMSIIVAAVGPLSNLMLGILGALIYAVLYQTGIIPPEGITKTDQAVHLFFNIFILLNFFLCLFNLVPLPPLDGYRVLENALPPRLSARIQKFEQWSILFFLLIILLPVFQDYTIKPLYDAAHALSSKFLDMFIMMTGGYRL, from the coding sequence ATGGAGTTTTTGGACCAACTGTTATTTTATCCGCTGGAACAACTTCCTTTTTATCTGATTGCTTTAATTATTGCCTTTACCGTGCATGAATTCTCGCATGCCTATTTTGCGAATAAATTCGGAGACCCAACGGCCAAGCTGCTGGGAAGGGTTACACTGAATCCGGCGGTACATTTTGATTTTCTGGGGATTATTCTCTTGCTGATTGCAGGTTTCGGCTGGGCAAGGCCGGTACCGATCAATCGCGAGAACTTCAGCAACCCGCGCCGAATGAGCATCATTGTGGCGGCGGTGGGTCCGCTGAGTAATCTTATGTTAGGTATACTTGGTGCGCTCATTTATGCTGTTCTGTACCAAACCGGGATTATTCCTCCAGAGGGAATTACCAAGACGGATCAAGCGGTGCATTTGTTCTTTAATATATTTATATTGCTCAACTTCTTTCTATGTCTGTTCAATCTTGTTCCATTGCCTCCGCTGGACGGCTACAGGGTTCTTGAGAATGCGTTGCCTCCGCGTCTCAGTGCGAGGATTCAGAAGTTTGAGCAATGGTCGATCCTTTTCTTCCTGTTGATCATATTGTTGCCCGTGTTCCAGGATTATACGATCAAGCCCCTGTATGATGCGGCACATGCGCTGTCTTCCAAATTTTTGGACATGTTCATTATGATGACCGGCGGTTACCGGCTCTGA
- a CDS encoding NUDIX hydrolase, producing MTYTQISAGGVVYRHHEGALQIQLILDRYGKTSLPKGKMEAGETVEQTALREICEETGIVGSITSPVDIIAYKYHHPEFGQVDKEVHYYLVKAEKGSLKPQIEEINGVDWFEPLAAWRKQRSNGYNNNDIILRKALTLLEVSVPADEDMKF from the coding sequence ATGACATATACACAGATTTCCGCAGGCGGCGTGGTATACCGTCATCATGAAGGGGCGCTTCAGATCCAGCTTATTTTGGACCGTTATGGAAAAACCTCGCTTCCCAAAGGCAAGATGGAAGCCGGTGAAACCGTCGAGCAAACGGCACTTCGAGAGATTTGCGAGGAGACAGGTATAGTCGGATCCATCACCTCTCCAGTGGACATTATTGCATATAAATACCATCATCCCGAGTTCGGCCAGGTGGACAAGGAAGTTCATTACTATCTGGTTAAGGCAGAAAAAGGCAGCTTAAAACCCCAAATCGAGGAAATCAACGGGGTGGACTGGTTCGAGCCTTTGGCCGCATGGAGGAAGCAGCGCAGCAACGGATATAATAATAATGATATCATCCTGCGTAAAGCGCTAACGCTGCTCGAGGTTAGCGTTCCTGCGGATGAAGATATGAAATTTTAG
- a CDS encoding Na/Pi cotransporter family protein — protein sequence MLSSLWFPICYGLVLFLFGMKVMEVALQRWAGPLLHKWLHKATSTPLKGMIASTAVTALLQSSTAVTVLAIGFANAGLLSLAGTLGVILGTNIGTTVTTELISLQIGQAAMPLLVLSLMLWVGAVLISERAPSSYDKLKNNLIRSQFLCLAVAGFSLVLLAIQFMQSIGPTLQSLGVFQWFLDQASRSVLWGIAAGTILTALMHSSAAVIAMAMGLAASGALPPEIGVAIVLGSNVGTCATALIAAIGSTRAGRFVAWSHMGLNIGGVLLFTPFISGLTAVSGWLAADPAGQIAHAQTLFNIVCSLIALPLCYLPFWNKRAQT from the coding sequence ATGCTATCCTCACTCTGGTTTCCCATCTGTTATGGTCTTGTCCTGTTCCTGTTCGGCATGAAGGTCATGGAGGTTGCCCTTCAACGCTGGGCCGGTCCGCTGCTGCATAAGTGGCTCCATAAAGCGACATCTACGCCCCTTAAGGGCATGATCGCCAGCACGGCGGTTACGGCGCTGCTGCAAAGCAGTACCGCCGTAACCGTGCTGGCAATCGGTTTTGCCAATGCCGGATTGTTAAGCCTCGCCGGTACCCTGGGCGTTATTCTCGGCACGAACATCGGCACAACGGTAACCACCGAGCTCATCAGCCTCCAGATTGGACAAGCCGCCATGCCGCTGCTTGTCCTCTCGCTAATGCTATGGGTCGGGGCCGTACTCATCAGCGAGCGCGCGCCTTCGAGCTACGACAAGTTAAAAAACAACTTGATCCGCAGCCAGTTTTTATGCCTTGCTGTCGCCGGATTCTCGCTGGTGCTGCTTGCTATACAATTCATGCAATCCATCGGCCCGACCCTTCAAAGCCTCGGTGTGTTCCAATGGTTCCTGGACCAGGCTTCGCGGAGCGTCCTCTGGGGCATTGCAGCCGGAACGATATTGACTGCTCTGATGCACAGCAGTGCCGCTGTCATCGCTATGGCTATGGGGCTTGCAGCCAGTGGCGCCCTGCCTCCGGAGATCGGCGTTGCCATCGTTCTTGGCTCCAATGTCGGCACCTGCGCCACAGCGCTTATAGCAGCCATCGGCAGTACCCGAGCAGGGCGATTCGTGGCATGGTCCCATATGGGGCTGAATATCGGCGGAGTCCTGCTCTTTACCCCGTTCATATCGGGCTTAACTGCCGTATCCGGATGGTTAGCAGCGGATCCGGCCGGGCAAATCGCCCATGCGCAAACCTTGTTTAATATCGTATGCTCGCTTATCGCGCTCCCACTATGCTATCTGCCCTTCTGGAACAAGCGGGCACAGACCTAA
- a CDS encoding YfhD family protein, whose protein sequence is MMRRVKKGKISSKTEKMIALQSAKAEDVEFSAMEADHDDVEALRRSEAADERQLKKILDETSKNVD, encoded by the coding sequence ATGATGAGACGCGTAAAAAAAGGGAAAATCTCGAGCAAAACCGAGAAAATGATTGCCCTTCAATCCGCTAAGGCGGAGGATGTTGAATTTTCGGCCATGGAAGCCGATCACGATGATGTGGAAGCGCTGCGCAGAAGCGAGGCGGCGGATGAACGCCAATTGAAGAAAATTCTCGATGAAACCAGTAAAAATGTAGATTAG
- a CDS encoding RsmE family RNA methyltransferase: MQRYFVTPEQFEGDRVEITGDDARHITKVMRGRLGDKLIVSDGASREAMVEIESIEAASVIAIVIEPMEMTQEPRLQVSIAQSLPKGDKMETVIQKCTEIGAVSFVPFLSDRTIVQYDAKKEGKRLERWRKIAKEAAEQAHRNRIPSVEQPLPWKNLLAAFSGYDAVYFCYEKEHGSQLRDVLKPFVEQALSNSAEKASLLLVVGPEGGFTEEECRAAEDAGAVSVGLGRRILRCETAGMTALACALYESGEMGGV; encoded by the coding sequence ATGCAGCGATATTTTGTCACTCCCGAACAATTCGAGGGAGACCGTGTTGAGATTACGGGCGATGACGCCCGTCATATTACCAAGGTCATGCGAGGCAGGCTTGGTGATAAATTGATTGTAAGCGATGGGGCATCCCGCGAAGCCATGGTGGAGATTGAAAGCATCGAGGCGGCCAGTGTCATTGCAATTGTAATTGAACCCATGGAGATGACCCAGGAACCGCGTCTGCAAGTGAGCATCGCTCAAAGCTTGCCGAAAGGCGATAAGATGGAGACCGTCATCCAAAAGTGTACCGAGATCGGCGCGGTGTCCTTTGTGCCCTTTTTATCGGACAGAACGATTGTTCAGTACGATGCCAAGAAGGAAGGAAAGCGGCTGGAGCGCTGGCGCAAGATTGCGAAAGAGGCGGCTGAACAGGCGCATCGTAACCGGATACCGTCTGTTGAACAGCCTCTGCCTTGGAAAAATCTGCTTGCAGCGTTTTCCGGCTATGATGCCGTATATTTTTGTTATGAAAAAGAGCATGGCTCCCAGCTGAGGGACGTGCTGAAGCCTTTTGTAGAGCAGGCGCTGTCGAATTCGGCCGAGAAGGCGAGCTTGCTGCTGGTCGTTGGACCCGAGGGCGGCTTTACGGAAGAGGAATGCCGAGCAGCCGAAGATGCAGGAGCCGTATCCGTTGGACTTGGAAGACGGATCCTTCGCTGCGAGACTGCCGGCATGACGGCGCTTGCCTGCGCACTATATGAATCTGGAGAAATGGGGGGCGTTTGA
- the mtaB gene encoding tRNA (N(6)-L-threonylcarbamoyladenosine(37)-C(2))-methylthiotransferase MtaB — protein sequence MPSVAFYTLGCKVNFYDTEAIWQYFKNEGYDQVDFEQTADVYLINTCHVTNTGDKKSRQMIRRAVRRNPEAIVAVTGCYAQTSPAEILDIPGVDLVIGNQDRDKIMDFIHDIEKTRQPINAVRNIMKTRVFEEMDVPDFAERTRAFLKIQDGCNNFCTFCIIPWSRGLSRSRDPKSIIKQAHQLVGAGYKEIVLTGIHTGGYGDDLEDYRLSDLLWDLDRVDGLERIRISSIEASQIDEKMLDVLNRSSKMCRHLHIPLQAGDDTVLKRMRRKYTTEEFYNKMGLIRQAMPDVGITTDVIVGFPGETDEMFRNGYDLMKAIQFSEMHVFPYSKRTGTPAARMEDQVDEEVKNARVHDLIDLSEQLQLAYAERFVGQILEVIPEREYKGAPNGGKMQGYSDNYLQLVFNGSPDLEGKLCRVKVTKAGVNECEGELLSVMDHGLKAAAQ from the coding sequence ATGCCATCCGTAGCGTTTTATACGTTGGGTTGCAAAGTCAATTTTTACGATACCGAGGCCATCTGGCAATACTTCAAAAATGAAGGCTACGACCAGGTGGACTTCGAACAAACCGCAGATGTTTATTTGATTAACACCTGCCACGTTACCAATACAGGGGATAAGAAGAGCCGTCAGATGATCAGACGCGCGGTTCGCCGCAATCCCGAGGCCATCGTGGCTGTAACGGGCTGCTACGCCCAGACCTCGCCTGCAGAAATTCTGGATATACCGGGTGTGGATCTTGTGATCGGGAACCAGGATCGCGATAAAATCATGGATTTCATCCATGATATTGAAAAGACGCGTCAGCCGATTAATGCTGTTCGCAATATTATGAAGACCCGGGTATTTGAGGAAATGGACGTTCCGGATTTCGCAGAACGCACTCGTGCATTTCTGAAAATCCAGGACGGATGCAACAACTTCTGTACGTTCTGCATTATCCCTTGGTCCCGCGGTTTGTCACGCAGCCGTGATCCGAAGAGCATCATCAAACAGGCGCATCAGTTGGTTGGAGCGGGTTATAAGGAAATCGTGCTGACCGGTATTCACACAGGCGGGTACGGAGATGATCTTGAAGATTACAGATTGTCCGATTTGCTGTGGGATCTTGACCGGGTAGACGGTTTGGAACGGATCCGCATCAGCTCCATCGAAGCAAGCCAGATCGATGAGAAGATGCTGGATGTGCTGAACCGCTCCAGTAAAATGTGCCGCCACCTTCATATTCCGCTGCAAGCGGGGGATGATACGGTACTGAAACGGATGCGCCGTAAATATACAACCGAAGAGTTCTATAACAAGATGGGCTTGATTCGTCAAGCGATGCCCGATGTAGGTATTACGACGGACGTTATCGTTGGCTTCCCTGGCGAAACCGACGAGATGTTCCGTAACGGTTATGATCTGATGAAGGCAATTCAGTTCTCCGAGATGCATGTATTCCCGTATTCGAAGCGTACCGGCACGCCGGCGGCACGGATGGAGGATCAGGTGGACGAGGAAGTGAAGAATGCACGTGTGCATGATTTGATTGACTTGTCAGAGCAGTTGCAGCTTGCTTATGCTGAACGTTTTGTGGGTCAGATTCTGGAAGTGATACCGGAGCGCGAATACAAGGGAGCTCCTAACGGCGGAAAGATGCAGGGGTACAGCGATAATTACCTGCAGCTTGTATTCAACGGATCGCCTGATCTCGAAGGCAAACTGTGCCGCGTAAAAGTAACCAAAGCCGGTGTGAATGAATGCGAGGGTGAACTCCTCAGCGTCATGGATCATGGACTAAAGGCAGCTGCCCAGTAA
- the prmA gene encoding 50S ribosomal protein L11 methyltransferase gives MLWHELTIHTTEEAVEMITNFLHEAGAGGVSIEESGTTNKKRDTSLGQWFDEIVPFNDIPEGQAVIKGYFDETVTLEAIRDEITPRVNELKEFGIDTGEVRYEMKTVDENEWATAWKQYFKPIRVSERLTIKPTWEEYTPESDQESIIELDPGMAFGTGTHPTTSLCLRTLEMVIKGGEEVIDVGTGSGILSIGAAHLGASRILALDLDPVAVSSAMENTRLNGLEDRITVKESDLLSVITNQSDSSDLGVTLPVQVVVANILAEVILLFVDDVYQALRPGGAYIASGIYKNKEEIVEKALIASGFEIADICREDDWVAFVARKN, from the coding sequence ATGTTATGGCATGAATTAACGATACATACCACGGAGGAAGCCGTGGAGATGATTACGAATTTCCTGCATGAGGCGGGAGCCGGAGGCGTTTCGATCGAAGAATCCGGTACGACAAACAAGAAGCGGGACACATCCCTTGGACAGTGGTTTGATGAGATCGTTCCGTTTAACGATATTCCTGAAGGGCAAGCCGTAATCAAAGGGTACTTTGATGAGACGGTGACCCTGGAAGCGATCCGTGATGAGATAACGCCGCGCGTGAATGAACTGAAGGAATTTGGGATTGATACAGGTGAAGTCAGGTACGAGATGAAGACCGTCGATGAGAATGAATGGGCAACGGCCTGGAAGCAGTATTTCAAACCGATCCGTGTATCCGAGCGATTGACAATCAAGCCGACATGGGAAGAGTACACGCCGGAATCCGATCAAGAATCGATTATTGAGCTGGACCCGGGCATGGCCTTCGGCACTGGAACGCATCCGACGACTTCGTTATGCTTGCGCACACTCGAGATGGTGATCAAGGGTGGAGAGGAAGTCATAGATGTCGGGACAGGCTCTGGCATACTTTCCATCGGCGCCGCGCATTTGGGAGCGTCACGGATACTGGCTCTCGATCTGGACCCGGTTGCTGTATCCAGCGCAATGGAGAATACCCGTCTTAACGGTTTGGAAGATCGGATTACGGTCAAGGAAAGCGATCTGCTCTCTGTAATCACCAATCAATCCGATTCATCCGATCTGGGCGTGACGCTTCCGGTACAAGTTGTAGTGGCTAACATTTTGGCTGAGGTCATCCTGTTGTTTGTAGACGATGTATACCAGGCTCTTCGGCCGGGAGGCGCTTATATCGCCTCGGGCATTTACAAGAACAAAGAAGAGATCGTAGAAAAGGCGCTGATTGCCTCCGGTTTCGAAATTGCCGACATCTGCCGCGAGGATGATTGGGTTGCGTTCGTGGCGAGGAAAAACTGA
- the dnaK gene encoding molecular chaperone DnaK has product MSKVIGIDLGTTNSCVAVMEGGEAVVIPNPEGARTTPSVVGFKKDGERIVGDTAKRQAITNPDRTIISIKRHMGTNHKESIDGKDYTPQEISAIILQKLKSDAEAYLGQPVTQAVITVPAYFNDSQRQATKDAGKIAGLEVLRIVNEPTAAALAYGMEKSEDQTILVYDLGGGTFDVSILELGDGFFEVKATSGDNQLGGDDFDQVIIDYLVAEFKKEQGIDLSKDKAAVQRLKDAAEKAKKELSGVLTTTISLPFITVADGVPQHLEINLTRAKFEELSASLVERTLGPTRQALSDAGLTANDIHKIVLVGGSTRIPAVQEAIKKLTGKEPHKGVNPDEVVALGAAVQAGVLTGDVKDVVLLDVTPLSLGIETAGGVFTKMIDRNTTIPTSKSQVFSTYADNQPSVEIHVLQGEREMAAGNKTLGRFMLGDIPPAPRGVPQIEVTFDIDANGIVNVSATDKGTGKSQKITITSSSGLSDAEVEQMMKDAELHAEEDRKRKELVEARNNADQLVYTTEKTLKDLGDKVDASEVEKANEAKDKVKKALESDNLEEINASVEELTQIVQQLSVKLYEQAAQQEQQGAEGADAGAPKKDNVVDADYEVVDEDKNKG; this is encoded by the coding sequence ATGAGCAAAGTTATTGGTATCGACTTAGGAACAACCAACTCCTGCGTAGCCGTAATGGAGGGTGGGGAAGCAGTAGTTATTCCGAATCCGGAGGGTGCTCGTACGACTCCATCCGTTGTCGGATTTAAGAAAGACGGCGAGCGTATCGTTGGGGATACAGCGAAACGTCAAGCGATCACCAACCCGGATCGTACCATTATCTCTATTAAGCGTCATATGGGTACAAATCACAAAGAATCCATCGACGGCAAAGACTACACGCCGCAAGAAATCTCTGCTATCATTCTGCAGAAGCTGAAATCCGATGCGGAAGCTTATCTGGGCCAACCAGTAACCCAGGCGGTTATTACGGTTCCTGCATACTTTAATGACAGCCAGCGTCAAGCGACCAAGGATGCCGGTAAAATCGCGGGTCTTGAAGTGCTGCGTATCGTCAACGAGCCGACCGCTGCTGCATTGGCTTACGGCATGGAGAAATCCGAAGACCAAACCATCCTGGTATATGACCTTGGCGGCGGTACATTCGACGTTTCCATTCTAGAACTGGGCGATGGCTTCTTCGAAGTAAAAGCAACCAGCGGGGACAACCAGCTTGGCGGCGACGACTTTGACCAAGTGATCATTGACTACCTGGTAGCCGAATTCAAGAAAGAGCAAGGCATCGATCTCAGCAAAGACAAAGCAGCTGTTCAACGTCTGAAAGACGCTGCGGAAAAAGCGAAAAAAGAATTGTCCGGCGTACTGACAACCACGATTTCGCTGCCGTTCATCACCGTTGCTGACGGCGTGCCTCAGCATCTTGAGATTAACCTGACTCGTGCTAAATTCGAAGAATTGTCTGCTTCCCTGGTAGAGCGTACGCTTGGCCCGACTCGTCAAGCGCTTAGCGATGCAGGTTTGACCGCTAACGATATTCACAAAATCGTCCTTGTCGGCGGTTCCACTCGTATTCCTGCCGTACAGGAAGCGATTAAGAAATTGACAGGAAAAGAGCCTCACAAAGGCGTAAACCCTGACGAAGTGGTTGCGCTTGGAGCAGCCGTTCAAGCCGGCGTATTGACAGGTGACGTTAAAGACGTTGTGTTGCTCGACGTAACTCCGTTGTCCCTCGGTATCGAAACCGCAGGCGGCGTATTCACCAAAATGATCGACCGCAACACGACGATTCCAACAAGCAAATCCCAAGTATTCTCCACGTATGCCGATAATCAGCCGAGCGTTGAAATTCACGTGCTGCAAGGTGAACGCGAAATGGCTGCCGGCAACAAAACGCTGGGACGCTTCATGCTTGGAGACATTCCTCCAGCACCGCGCGGCGTGCCGCAAATCGAAGTTACCTTTGACATCGATGCGAACGGTATCGTAAACGTATCGGCGACGGATAAAGGTACTGGCAAGAGCCAGAAGATCACGATCACGTCCTCCAGCGGCTTGAGCGATGCTGAAGTTGAGCAAATGATGAAGGACGCTGAGCTTCATGCTGAAGAAGACCGTAAACGCAAAGAGCTGGTAGAAGCTCGCAACAATGCGGACCAACTCGTATACACGACCGAGAAAACACTCAAGGATCTAGGCGACAAAGTCGACGCTTCCGAAGTGGAAAAAGCGAACGAAGCGAAAGACAAAGTGAAGAAGGCCCTTGAATCCGATAACCTCGAAGAGATTAACGCTTCGGTAGAGGAGTTGACCCAAATCGTACAGCAGCTGTCCGTAAAGCTGTATGAGCAAGCAGCACAACAGGAACAGCAAGGTGCTGAAGGTGCTGACGCCGGCGCTCCTAAGAAAGACAATGTCGTAGATGCAGATTACGAGGTTGTTGACGAAGATAAAAACAAAGGTTAA